One genomic window of Thermoanaerobacterales bacterium includes the following:
- a CDS encoding 4Fe-4S dicluster domain-containing protein: protein MQDFELQAIWSRDLKALQAVAACNQCGRCTAACPVESEMEHPPARLVRILQLGALTEAAETPGIWRCIACGHCRRLCPQGVSVREIIGCLRRLAFHRGNEVFARVTTLAREMNRFLQH from the coding sequence ATGCAAGATTTCGAGTTGCAAGCGATCTGGTCACGTGACCTCAAGGCCCTGCAGGCGGTGGCGGCCTGCAACCAGTGCGGCCGCTGTACCGCCGCCTGCCCGGTCGAATCGGAAATGGAGCACCCCCCCGCACGCCTGGTACGCATACTGCAACTGGGCGCATTAACTGAAGCCGCGGAAACGCCGGGGATCTGGCGCTGCATCGCCTGCGGGCACTGCCGGCGGCTCTGCCCCCAGGGCGTCAGTGTAAGAGAAATCATCGGCTGTCTCAGACGGCTGGCCTTTCACCGCGGGAACGAAGTGTTCGCCCGGGTCACAACTTTGGCCCGAGAGATGAACCGCTTTCTCCAGCACTAA
- a CDS encoding indolepyruvate oxidoreductase subunit beta, with protein sequence MKIDIIIAGVGGQGNLLASRVLARAALTAGLEVRTSESIGMAQREGPVTSHVRLGRGLSGAIIPDRAADILLGLELAETVRSLPKLKDEGRVVASTVVIRPITVTLGRSRYPAEELLAYLREVVPGALLFDAAETARRAGNVKAANTVLLGALSTLDGVLPFDHEDLLAALVATIPAKLLEVNRHAFALGREEALRVLEHRI encoded by the coding sequence ATGAAGATCGACATCATTATCGCCGGCGTGGGGGGGCAGGGGAACCTGCTCGCCTCCCGGGTCCTGGCCCGGGCCGCCCTGACGGCCGGCCTGGAGGTCCGGACCTCGGAGTCGATCGGCATGGCCCAGCGGGAGGGCCCGGTGACGAGCCACGTGCGCCTCGGGCGGGGGCTGTCGGGGGCGATCATCCCCGACCGGGCGGCGGACATCCTGCTCGGCCTGGAGCTGGCCGAGACGGTGCGTAGCCTGCCCAAGTTGAAAGACGAGGGGCGGGTGGTCGCCAGTACCGTCGTCATCCGGCCGATCACCGTCACCCTCGGCCGGTCCCGGTATCCGGCGGAAGAACTGCTGGCCTACCTGCGGGAGGTTGTACCGGGGGCGCTGCTCTTTGACGCCGCGGAGACCGCCCGGCGCGCCGGGAACGTCAAGGCCGCGAACACCGTGCTCCTGGGGGCGCTGTCCACCCTGGACGGGGTCTTGCCCTTCGACCACGAGGACCTGCTGGCCGCCCTCGTAGCCACCATCCCCGCGAAGCTTCTGGAGGTCAACCGGCACGCCTTCGCCCTCGGGCGGGAAGAGGCGCTGCGGGTGCTGGAACATCGAATATAG
- a CDS encoding 4Fe-4S dicluster domain-containing protein, translating to MPPRVNVDKCDGCRGENEALCEAVCPGDLMTVNEETGKAYCRSARDCWDCMCCTRVCPQGAIETRIPYQLGYYPAKLVPFAGTDKVTWTAVDINGKVERFTFRTRNK from the coding sequence ATGCCGCCAAGAGTAAATGTCGATAAGTGCGACGGTTGCCGGGGAGAGAACGAAGCGCTCTGCGAGGCGGTCTGCCCCGGAGACCTGATGACTGTAAACGAGGAGACCGGCAAGGCTTACTGCCGCTCCGCGCGGGACTGCTGGGACTGCATGTGCTGCACCCGGGTCTGCCCGCAGGGAGCCATCGAGACCCGCATCCCGTACCAGCTCGGGTACTACCCGGCGAAGCTGGTGCCCTTCGCCGGCACGGACAAGGTGACCTGGACCGCCGTGGACATCAACGGCAAGGTCGAGCGGTTCACCTTCCGGACACGGAACAAGTAG
- a CDS encoding phenylacetate--CoA ligase, with protein MAVYEPRREGLDEERTLRRQGALLHRLAGYVYENSPFYRAKLDAAGIDPREIRTVSDLVAVPFTTKDELREGYPLGLMAAPEEKVVRIHSSSGTTGKPVIVPYTANDVSVWAEMFARCYATAGVTPCDRVQITPGYGLWTAGIGFQAGAERLGAMVVPMGPGNTEKQLQMMVDLRTTVLTATSSYALLLAEEIHRRGLRGRIHLKIGIFGSERWGERMRGRIEELLGLESFDIYGLTEVYGPGIAIDCPAHAGLHYWSDHLLFEIIDPATGAVLPPGAEGELVITTLTKEGMPLLRYRTRDITRLIPGPCPCGSPYPMIDRVLGRSDDMIKVKGVNIFPGQVDHVLKQTPGLLSEYQVVLTREQGRDRILIRVEGEPGTDPAQAAAAFRRNIKAFIGVGAEVEVVPQGALPRTEKKTRRVFDRRELS; from the coding sequence ATGGCAGTGTACGAGCCGAGACGGGAAGGGCTTGACGAGGAAAGGACGCTCCGCCGCCAGGGTGCGTTGCTCCACCGGCTGGCGGGCTATGTCTACGAGAACTCGCCTTTCTACCGCGCCAAGCTTGACGCCGCGGGCATCGACCCGCGGGAGATCCGGACGGTATCCGACCTGGTGGCCGTGCCCTTCACTACCAAGGACGAGCTGCGGGAGGGCTACCCCCTGGGGCTGATGGCCGCCCCCGAGGAGAAGGTGGTGCGCATCCACTCCTCGTCGGGCACCACCGGCAAGCCGGTGATCGTTCCCTACACCGCCAACGACGTCAGCGTATGGGCCGAGATGTTCGCCCGCTGCTACGCCACGGCCGGGGTCACCCCCTGCGACCGTGTCCAGATCACCCCGGGCTACGGCCTCTGGACGGCGGGGATCGGTTTCCAGGCCGGGGCGGAGCGCCTGGGGGCGATGGTTGTGCCGATGGGCCCCGGGAATACCGAAAAGCAACTGCAGATGATGGTCGACCTGCGCACCACGGTGCTTACGGCCACTTCGTCCTACGCCCTGCTGCTGGCGGAGGAGATCCACCGCCGGGGCTTGCGCGGCCGGATTCACCTGAAGATCGGCATCTTCGGGTCGGAGCGGTGGGGCGAGCGCATGCGCGGGCGCATCGAGGAACTGCTCGGCCTGGAGAGCTTCGACATCTACGGCCTGACCGAAGTCTACGGCCCGGGCATCGCCATCGACTGCCCGGCCCACGCCGGCCTGCACTACTGGTCCGACCACCTCCTCTTCGAGATCATCGACCCGGCCACCGGTGCCGTACTGCCCCCCGGGGCCGAGGGCGAGCTGGTCATCACCACCCTGACCAAGGAAGGGATGCCCCTCTTGCGGTACCGCACGCGGGACATCACCCGCCTGATTCCCGGGCCGTGTCCCTGCGGCAGCCCCTACCCGATGATCGACCGGGTGCTCGGCCGCTCCGACGACATGATCAAGGTCAAGGGGGTCAACATCTTCCCGGGTCAGGTAGACCACGTCCTGAAACAGACCCCGGGCCTCCTGAGCGAGTACCAGGTCGTGCTCACCCGGGAACAGGGCCGGGACCGCATCCTCATCCGCGTCGAAGGGGAGCCCGGAACCGACCCGGCGCAGGCCGCCGCGGCCTTCCGGCGGAATATCAAGGCCTTCATCGGGGTCGGCGCCGAAGTCGAGGTCGTGCCCCAGGGCGCCCTGCCCCGTACCGAGAAGAAGACCAGGCGGGTCTTCGACCGGCGGGAGCTTTCCTGA
- the ablA gene encoding lysine 2,3-aminomutase, whose protein sequence is MNSKAQAQIKSFGGANLRDRFAGEWNDWRWQVRNRITSVDRLREIVPLSEDEREGIEHCLQRFRMAVTPYYASLIDPTDPHCPIRKQAVPSPLELEAMEGDLDDPLHEDQDSPVPGLTHRYPDRVLLLVTDQCAMYCRHCTRRRLAGTHDRPLPRAQFERALAYIQGHPGVRDVIVSGGDPLTLPDEQLDYILGRLRAVKHLEIIRIGSRVPVVLPQRVTPELCRIFSRYHPLYLNTHFNHPREITPEAAAACRRLADAGLPLGNQSVLLRGVNDCPQVMKELVHKLLRIRVRPYYLYQCDMTRGIGHFRTPVSTGIAILESLRGHTSGLAVPTFVIDAPGGGGKIPVGPEYLLASGGGRVVLRNFEGRLFTYTEPRDARERCMCPACTGGARPAGVAGMLCGADPYRAKDGGEGGEHDRCSPA, encoded by the coding sequence ATGAACAGCAAGGCTCAGGCGCAGATCAAGAGTTTTGGCGGGGCAAACCTGCGCGACCGCTTCGCCGGGGAATGGAACGACTGGCGCTGGCAGGTGCGTAACCGGATCACGAGCGTGGACCGGCTGCGGGAGATCGTGCCGCTGAGCGAGGATGAACGGGAGGGAATCGAACACTGCCTGCAACGATTCCGGATGGCTGTCACTCCTTACTACGCCTCGCTCATCGACCCGACCGACCCCCACTGCCCGATCCGCAAGCAGGCGGTTCCCTCCCCCCTCGAACTGGAAGCGATGGAGGGGGACCTGGACGACCCCCTGCACGAGGACCAGGATTCCCCCGTACCGGGGCTCACGCACCGCTATCCCGACCGGGTGCTGCTCCTTGTAACCGACCAGTGCGCCATGTATTGCCGGCATTGCACGCGCCGCCGCCTGGCCGGAACCCACGACCGGCCCCTGCCCCGCGCCCAGTTTGAACGCGCCCTGGCTTACATTCAGGGCCATCCCGGGGTGCGCGACGTTATCGTCTCGGGCGGCGACCCGCTGACCCTGCCGGACGAACAGCTGGACTACATCCTGGGCCGGCTGCGGGCCGTAAAACACCTGGAGATCATCCGCATCGGCTCGCGCGTCCCGGTTGTTTTGCCCCAGCGCGTCACCCCGGAACTGTGCCGCATCTTCTCCCGCTACCATCCCCTCTACCTGAACACCCATTTCAACCACCCCCGGGAGATCACGCCGGAGGCGGCGGCCGCCTGCCGACGCCTGGCCGACGCCGGCCTCCCGCTGGGCAATCAGTCGGTTCTGCTGCGGGGGGTCAACGACTGCCCCCAGGTGATGAAAGAGCTGGTGCATAAACTGCTCCGCATCCGGGTACGGCCGTATTACCTCTACCAGTGTGACATGACCAGGGGGATCGGCCACTTCCGTACCCCGGTCAGCACCGGGATCGCCATCCTGGAGAGCCTGCGCGGGCACACCTCGGGGCTGGCGGTGCCGACCTTCGTGATCGACGCCCCGGGCGGGGGCGGGAAGATCCCCGTCGGCCCGGAGTACCTGCTGGCGAGCGGCGGGGGCCGTGTGGTGCTGCGCAACTTCGAGGGGCGTCTCTTCACGTACACCGAACCCCGGGACGCCCGGGAGCGCTGCATGTGCCCTGCCTGTACCGGGGGCGCGCGGCCAGCGGGGGTGGCCGGGATGCTCTGCGGCGCGGACCCGTACCGGGCGAAGGACGGTGGCGAAGGCGGAGAGCACGACCGGTGCAGCCCCGCCTAG
- a CDS encoding FAD-dependent oxidoreductase, whose product MNQPGIGAYLCTCGGRTGGPPGLEELAASLGRQRGVTVSRVLERACAPAGLETIKDDLRDGQVERVLIGACSPRLIADVIQRELKEAGLDPAFLEVVGLREQCAWTGPETITEAVRRKAKVLMAMGLAKLKAAVAAAEPLEARGEGRALVVGGGIAGLTAAQALAEAGTEVVLVERNPHLGGRVAELHRYWPRLCNPACGLEVITAKLRDSDRVIIHTNAELVELTGTAGDFTARIRATHPGVDSRLCTGCGACAAACPAERKPSRTVGTRHAIDVLRPDLYPPVYGIDQESCLGEAECGRCREVCPVGAVTITPVEEEVSYRVGAVIQATGWRPYDAARLTEYGYGRYTNVITNLDFERLAAGGGPTGGVFLRPSDGRAVKRVAFIQCAGSRNKNHLPYCSNVCCLATLKQIAFLREAVPDAEITVFYMDMRSFGRHEAMYRAAQEEHGARFVRGIPSTVTQDPGSGDVIVRAVDTLSGRSLTVKADLVVLATGMVPNREIPGETGRVELDVLDNPHEVCFPVYAPRPGVVPAGACLDPMDAAAAVQSAMAASMQILPVLNGGKRKDLPRVERTKCDRCHRCVNECPTGAMRPDKDGIPVPNPLVCRRCGICQGGCPLQAVSLPECGIKAVAGMIEAADPSFAGDGEPAVLAFLCAHDAYVAAEAAVRAGRMAPNVVTIKVPCAGAVNMAWVGDAMTQGFDGVLIGGCPRRECHHGKGRELAEQRLANARETLERMMLEPGRIRVAPIGIGDVNGFMREVGEFTAALKKMGPNPFRV is encoded by the coding sequence ATGAATCAGCCAGGAATCGGTGCGTACCTCTGCACCTGCGGCGGCCGGACCGGCGGGCCGCCGGGGCTGGAGGAGCTGGCCGCCTCCCTGGGCCGGCAAAGAGGCGTTACCGTAAGCCGGGTGCTGGAGAGGGCCTGCGCTCCGGCGGGTCTGGAGACGATCAAGGACGATCTGCGGGACGGGCAGGTGGAGCGGGTATTGATAGGCGCCTGCTCGCCGCGGCTGATTGCGGATGTAATACAGCGGGAGTTGAAGGAAGCGGGGCTGGATCCGGCGTTTTTGGAAGTGGTCGGCCTGCGGGAACAGTGCGCCTGGACCGGCCCGGAGACCATAACCGAAGCGGTGCGGCGTAAGGCCAAGGTCTTAATGGCCATGGGGCTGGCGAAGCTTAAGGCGGCCGTCGCCGCCGCTGAACCCCTCGAAGCCCGTGGCGAGGGGCGTGCGCTGGTCGTCGGCGGCGGGATCGCCGGCTTGACGGCGGCGCAGGCCCTCGCCGAGGCCGGCACCGAGGTCGTCCTGGTGGAGCGGAACCCGCACCTGGGCGGCCGGGTGGCCGAACTCCACCGCTACTGGCCCCGCCTATGCAACCCGGCCTGCGGGCTGGAGGTCATCACCGCAAAACTGCGCGACAGCGATCGCGTCATTATACACACGAACGCCGAATTGGTGGAACTCACCGGAACGGCGGGCGATTTCACGGCACGGATTCGGGCAACCCATCCCGGTGTCGATTCCCGTTTGTGCACCGGTTGCGGCGCCTGCGCGGCGGCCTGTCCCGCCGAACGGAAGCCGTCCCGGACGGTGGGGACGCGCCACGCGATTGATGTCCTGCGTCCCGATCTCTACCCCCCGGTCTACGGCATTGACCAGGAAAGCTGCCTGGGCGAAGCCGAATGCGGGCGCTGCCGGGAGGTCTGCCCCGTGGGCGCGGTGACGATCACCCCCGTGGAAGAAGAGGTAAGCTACAGGGTCGGGGCCGTCATCCAGGCCACCGGGTGGCGGCCGTACGACGCGGCACGCCTCACGGAATACGGTTACGGACGCTATACCAATGTCATCACCAACCTGGACTTCGAGCGTTTGGCGGCCGGCGGCGGGCCGACGGGCGGCGTGTTTCTCCGTCCCTCGGACGGGCGGGCGGTTAAGCGGGTAGCTTTCATTCAGTGCGCCGGCAGCCGTAATAAGAACCACCTCCCCTACTGCTCAAACGTCTGCTGTTTGGCAACCCTGAAGCAGATCGCCTTCCTGCGCGAGGCCGTGCCGGACGCCGAGATCACGGTGTTCTACATGGACATGCGGTCCTTCGGCCGGCATGAGGCGATGTACCGGGCCGCCCAGGAGGAGCACGGGGCGCGGTTTGTCCGCGGCATTCCTTCAACCGTCACCCAGGACCCGGGCAGCGGGGATGTCATCGTGCGGGCTGTGGACACCCTTTCGGGACGGTCACTGACCGTGAAAGCCGATCTCGTGGTCCTGGCGACGGGGATGGTTCCCAACCGGGAGATCCCCGGCGAAACCGGCAGGGTGGAACTGGATGTCTTGGACAACCCCCACGAAGTCTGCTTCCCGGTTTACGCGCCCCGGCCGGGTGTCGTTCCGGCCGGAGCCTGCCTGGATCCGATGGACGCAGCCGCTGCGGTGCAAAGTGCGATGGCGGCGTCAATGCAGATCCTGCCTGTCCTGAACGGCGGCAAGCGGAAAGACCTGCCGCGCGTGGAACGCACCAAATGTGACCGCTGCCACCGCTGCGTGAACGAGTGTCCTACCGGAGCGATGCGTCCGGACAAGGACGGAATACCCGTGCCCAATCCCCTGGTCTGCCGGCGGTGCGGGATCTGCCAGGGCGGTTGTCCCCTGCAGGCCGTCTCACTGCCGGAGTGCGGGATCAAGGCGGTGGCCGGGATGATCGAGGCGGCCGACCCCTCTTTCGCCGGGGACGGGGAACCGGCCGTTCTGGCCTTCCTCTGCGCCCATGACGCTTACGTCGCCGCCGAGGCCGCGGTCCGGGCGGGCCGGATGGCGCCCAACGTGGTGACGATAAAGGTTCCCTGCGCCGGCGCCGTGAACATGGCCTGGGTCGGTGACGCAATGACGCAGGGGTTTGACGGCGTCCTGATCGGCGGTTGCCCGCGCCGCGAATGCCACCACGGCAAGGGGCGGGAACTGGCCGAACAGCGCCTGGCGAACGCCCGGGAGACCCTGGAGCGGATGATGCTGGAGCCGGGGCGCATACGTGTGGCACCCATCGGTATCGGGGATGTAAACGGGTTTATGCGTGAGGTCGGGGAATTCACCGCTGCCCTGAAGAAAATGGGACCCAACCCGTTCCGGGTATAG
- a CDS encoding iron dependent repressor, metal binding and dimerization domain protein, giving the protein MLSPSLEDYLEEIYRLSLSGQTVRVSDVAARLGVKLPSVTRALQRLHDDAYLTYERYREITLTERGRRTGRYLVERNRTLQEFLTVIDAGCDIAAEAEAMEHYLSPATIEAVADLVAFLRHRPECLDGLRAFRRARVPKAP; this is encoded by the coding sequence ATGCTCTCCCCCAGCCTGGAGGACTACCTGGAGGAGATTTACCGGCTGTCCCTGAGCGGGCAGACGGTGCGGGTGAGCGACGTGGCCGCCCGGCTCGGGGTCAAGCTGCCCTCGGTGACCCGGGCCCTGCAGCGCCTGCACGACGACGCCTACCTGACCTACGAGCGGTACCGGGAGATCACCCTCACCGAGCGCGGGCGGCGGACCGGACGCTACCTGGTCGAGCGCAACCGCACCCTGCAGGAGTTCCTTACCGTCATCGACGCCGGCTGTGACATCGCCGCCGAGGCCGAGGCCATGGAGCACTACCTGAGCCCCGCGACCATCGAGGCCGTCGCCGACCTGGTGGCCTTCCTCAGACATCGTCCAGAATGCCTGGACGGACTGCGCGCCTTCCGCCGGGCGCGGGTTCCCAAAGCCCCTTGA
- the ablB gene encoding putative beta-lysine N-acetyltransferase, whose amino-acid sequence MLFLNEAEIVQRKGKGFTARVHVDQANERLWIIDYTAWDAAALAGELTALAGKHGCGKIVFPCVEAEAAVLAEQGFLPEARVPGFFRGRTAVFLARYLSRLRATSPRLQDEQRLLDSLAARARREPPEVRSPLPLRRAGPDDAPALARLFGTVFMTYPTPVHDPDYLRAAMAHGALFVAAVDGGRLVAAAAAETDLRLGHAEITDCATLPAHQGRGLGTALVTRLEEECRRGGCTCLYSLARAFHPGVNKVFHRLGYEYGGTLVQNARIGPGGYEDLNVWVKYRPAAG is encoded by the coding sequence ATGCTTTTCCTGAACGAAGCCGAGATCGTACAGCGGAAGGGCAAGGGTTTTACGGCGCGGGTGCACGTCGACCAGGCGAACGAGCGGCTGTGGATTATCGACTATACCGCTTGGGATGCGGCGGCCCTGGCCGGTGAGCTGACCGCCCTGGCCGGGAAGCATGGATGCGGGAAAATCGTCTTTCCCTGCGTCGAGGCGGAAGCGGCGGTCCTGGCCGAACAGGGGTTTCTCCCGGAGGCCCGGGTGCCCGGTTTCTTTCGCGGGCGGACGGCTGTTTTCCTGGCCCGATACCTCTCCCGCCTGCGGGCGACCAGCCCGCGCCTGCAGGATGAACAGCGCTTGCTGGACTCCCTCGCGGCGAGGGCGCGCCGGGAGCCGCCCGAGGTCCGGTCGCCGCTGCCCCTGCGCCGCGCCGGCCCGGACGACGCCCCGGCCCTGGCGCGCCTCTTCGGCACCGTCTTTATGACCTACCCTACCCCCGTGCACGACCCCGATTACCTACGGGCGGCCATGGCCCACGGCGCCCTCTTCGTCGCTGCCGTGGACGGCGGGCGGCTGGTGGCGGCCGCGGCGGCCGAGACCGACCTGCGCCTCGGTCACGCCGAGATCACCGACTGCGCCACCCTTCCCGCCCACCAGGGCCGGGGGCTGGGCACGGCGCTGGTGACGCGCCTCGAGGAGGAGTGCCGCCGGGGGGGCTGCACCTGCCTCTACAGCCTGGCCCGCGCCTTTCATCCCGGGGTGAACAAGGTTTTTCACCGCCTGGGATACGAGTACGGCGGGACCCTGGTCCAGAACGCCCGCATCGGCCCCGGGGGGTACGAGGACCTCAACGTCTGGGTCAAATACCGCCCGGCCGCCGGATAG